A genomic stretch from Arachis stenosperma cultivar V10309 chromosome 3, arast.V10309.gnm1.PFL2, whole genome shotgun sequence includes:
- the LOC130967035 gene encoding BTB/POZ and MATH domain-containing protein 3, with protein MESSWSWSRSITETVNGSHQFTIKGYSLAKGMGPGRHIMSGTFNVGGYDWAIYFYPDGKNPDDNSTYVSVFIALASEGTDVRALFKLTLLDQTQNGNHKVHSHFDRPLERGPYTIKYRGSMWGYKRFFKRALLETSEYLKDDCLIMQCTVGVVKTRLEGFKPGLIVPDSDMGRDFKDLLESEIGFDIVFKVKSESFKAHKLILAARSPVFREQFSGGVGDPSIDEIVVDDIEPFVFKAMLLFIYTDKLPEMSDIMGSINMCSCTVMVQNLLAAADLYNLDRLKLLCESKLSEKINTDTVATTLALAEKHHCPQLKAICLKFIANPVNIGVVMLSEAFEHLKEGYPKMLSELLKTFASLDDNSSQPSSRKRSGSRIHRQDLVDGAAAESVNPNGRSLRRRTW; from the exons ATGGAGTCGTCGTGGTCGTGGTCGCGCTCGATCACCGAGACTGTGAACGGGTCCCACCAATTCACCATCAAGGGTTACTCCTTGGCGAAAGGGATGGGTCCGGGCAGGCACATTATGAGCGGCACCTTCAACGTCGGTGGTTATGATTGGGCCATATACTTCTACCCTGATGGCAAGAACCCTGACGACAATTCCACGTACGTTTCGGTCTTCATTGCACTGGCCAGCGAGGGAACCGATGTCAGGGCGTTGTTCAAGCTCACGCTGCTCGATCAAACCCAGAACGGCAACCATAAAGTGCACAGTCATTTCGATCGCCCACTAGAGAGGGGCCCTTACACCATCAAGTACAGAGGCAGCATGTG GGGTTACAAGCGATTCTTTAAAAGAGCGTTACTGGAAACATCAGAATATCTGAAAGACGATTGCCTTATCATGCAATGCACTGTAGGTGTTGTGAAAACCCGTCTTGAGGGTTTTAAACCGGGGCTCATTGTGCCAGATTCAGACATGGGCCGAGACTTTAAGGACTTGTTGGAATCCGAAATTGGTTTTGACATAGTTTTCAAGGTCAAgagtgaaagcttcaaagctcataAGTTGATACTTGCTGCCCGTTCTCCTGTCTTCAGAGAGCAGTTTTCTGGAGGAGTTGGGGATCCTAGCATAGATGAAATAGTGGTTGATGATATTGAGCCTTTTGTCTTCAAG GCAATGCTTCTCTTCATTTACACAGACAAACTTCCTGAGATGTCCGATATTATGGGCTCAATAAATATGTGCTCGTGTACTGTCATGGTGCAGAATCTGTTAGCTGCTGCTGATCTCTATAATCTTGATCGTCTAAAACTACTGTGTGAATCAAAATTGAGTGAAAAAATCAACACTGACACTGTTGCCACAACACTTGCCCTGGCTGAGAAACATCATTGTCCGCAGCTTAAGGCCATCTGTTTAAAATTTATTGCAAATCCAGTAAACATAGGAG TGGTAATGCTGTCGGAAGCTTTTGAACATTTGAAAGAAGGTTACCCTAAGATGCTGTCGGAATTGCTCAAGACATTTGCATCATTAGATGATAATTCAAGCCAACCATCAAGCAGGAAAAGAAGTGGCAGCAGAATACACCGGCAAGATTTAGTGGATGGTGCTGCTGCTGAATCTGTTAATCCAAATGGCAGGTCTCTCAGGAGGCGTACATGGTGA
- the LOC130970252 gene encoding probable methyltransferase PMT11, giving the protein MSLDLLRSSLALKIIGSLFIAVTFFYLGMHWSDGYQQLVFFSDPNPNRLVSTSPNFDKQFNVSALINDFQPPPEVALESPQPEVKKFGIVSENGTMSEDFEVGNEWVNETEVASTEDDGGGGGGGGSSTRFVIKRFGLCPRNMSEYIPCLDNEEAIKKLPSTEKGERFQRYCPEKGRGLNCLVPAPKGYRTPIPWPQSRDEVWFNNVPHNRLVEDKGGQNWISRDKDKFKFPGGGTQFIHGANEYLDHIAKMIPEITFGRHIRVVLDVGCGVASFGAYLLSRNVLTMSVAPKDVHENQIQFALERGVPAMASVFATRRLLYPSQAFDLIHCSRCRINWTRDDGILLAEVDRMLRGGGYFVWAAQPVYKHEEALEEQWEEMLNLTTRLCWNFLKKDGYIAVWQKPSNNSCYLNREEGTKPPLCDPRDDPDNVWYVNLKACISRLPENGYGTNVTEWPARLQTPPDRLQSIKFDAFTSRAELFKAESKYWNEIIGQYVDTLRWKEMRMRNVMDMRAGFGGFAAALISRKFDCWVMNVVPVSSTNTLPVIYDRGLMGVMHDWCEAFDTYPRTYDFLHAANLLSAERKRCNMSSIMLEMDRILRPGGQVYIRDSIAIMDEIQDIAKAMGWQVTLRDTSEGPHASYRVLVCDKHLLHA; this is encoded by the exons ATGAGCTTGGATCTGCTGAGAAGTTCCCTTGCATTGAAGATCATCGGCTCTCTCTTCATCGCCGTCACATTCTTCTACTTGGGAATGCACTGGTCCGATGGCTACCAACAACTCGTCTTCTTTTCAGACCCTAACCCCAACCGCCTTGTTTCCACATCCCCCAATTTCGACAAACAATTCAACGTCTCCGCCCTCATCAACGATTTCCAACCACCGCCGGAAGTAGCCCTAGAATCGCCCCAGCCGGAGGTCAAGAAATTTGGGATCGTGAGCGAGAATGGGACCATGTCGGAGGATTTCGAGGTGGGGAATGAGTGGGTGAACGAGACGGAGGTTGCCTCTACGGAGGACGACggcggtggtggtggtggtggtggttcttCTACGAGATTCGTGATCAAGAGGTTTGGTCTGTGCCCGCGGAACATGAGCGAGTATATACCGTGTTTGGATAATGAGGAAGCGATTAAGAAGCTTCCTTCCACTGAGAAAGGAGAGAGGTTCCAGCGCTATTGCCCCGAAAAAGGTCGTGGCTTGAATTGCTTGGTTCCTGCACCCAAAGGGTACCGTACCCCAATTCCATGGCCCCAAAGCCGAGACGAG GTATGGTTCAATAATGTTCCTCACAATCGTCTTGTAGAAGATAAAGGTGGCCAAAACTGGATTTCCAGAGACAAAGACAAGTTCAAATTTCCAGGAGGTGGTACGCAATTTATCCATGGGGCAAATGAATACCTGGACCACATTGCTAAG ATGATCCCTGAAATTACTTTTGGTCGGCATATACgggttgttcttgatgttggcTGTGGTGTAGCTAGCTTTGGCGCATATTTACTGTCACGGAATGTCCTCACCATGTCTGTAGCTCCCAAAGATGTTCATGAGAATCAGATCCAATTTGCTCTTGAGCGTGGTGTGCCAGCAATGGCATCGGTGTTTGCTACTAGACGGTTATTATATCCAAGTCAAGCTTTTGACTTGATACATTGTTCACGCTGTAGAATTAACTGGACAAGGGATG ATGGGATATTGCTAGCTGAAGTTGATAGGATGCTAAGAGGAGGAGGGTACTTTGTCTGGGCTGCCCAGCCAGTTTATAAACATGAGGAAGCTTTAGAAGAACAATGGGAAG AGATGCTTAATCTTACTACTCGACTCTGCtggaattttttgaaaaaagatggGTACATTGCAGTATGGCAGAAACCTTCTAACAATAGCTGCTATCTAAACCGCGAGGAAGggactaaacctccactgtgtGACCCACGTGACGACCCAGACAATGTTTG GTATGTTAATCTAAAAGCATGCATCTCTCGATTACCTGAGAATGGCTATGGAACAAATGTTACAGAATGGCCTGCTCGTTTGCAAACTCCGCCTGATAGGCTTCAAAGCATAAAATTTGATGCCTTCACATCCAGAGCAGAGCTTTTTAAGGCAGAATCGAAATATTGGAATGAGATAATAGGACAATATGTTGATACTTTACGCTggaaagagatgagaatgaGAAATGTTATGGACATGCGAGCTGGATTTGGAGG GTTTGCAGCAGCATTGATTAGTCGGAAATTTGACTGCTGGGTTATGAATGTTGTTCCTGTTAGTAGCACAAATACCTTGCCAGTTATCTACGACCGTGGATTGATGGGAGTTATGCATGACTG gtGTGAAGCATTTGACACCTACCCAAGAACCTATGATTTTCTGCATGCTGCCAACCTTCTTTCTGCAGAGCGCAAAAG ATGCAATATGTCATCTATTATGCTTGAGATGGACCGAATACTAAGACCGGGAGGACAGGTATACATCCGCGATTCTATTGCCATCATGGATGAAATTCAAGACATTGCCAAGGCAATGGGGTGGCAAGTCACATTGAGAGATACGTCTGAGGGGCCTCATGCTAGTTATAGAGTATTGGTGTGTGACAAGCACCTGCTACATGCTTGA